In a genomic window of Candidatus Omnitrophota bacterium:
- a CDS encoding IS1 family transposase, which translates to MNKLTKEKRIQVIASLVEGNSIRATCRMTNVAKGTVLKLLKDIGKVCTEYQNRVFVKLPCKRLQCDEIWSFCYAKAKNVPKDKQGKFGYGNVWTWTAICADTKLVPSWYIGNRDAISALRFMKDLKKRLKYRVQLTTDSFKSYLVAVNHAFGKDIDYAMLVKKYGHETENYPEVRYSPPTVVGIEERPINGTPESRHISTSFAERNNLTMRMNMRRFTRLTNAFSKKVDNLACAVALHFMHYNFCRIHQSLRVTPAMACGITKRLWSIEDIVNLLDETSTRK; encoded by the coding sequence ATGAATAAATTGACTAAAGAGAAAAGAATCCAAGTTATAGCCTCACTCGTCGAAGGCAACTCTATTCGTGCTACCTGCCGCATGACTAATGTAGCCAAGGGCACAGTCTTAAAATTGCTTAAAGACATCGGCAAGGTCTGCACAGAATACCAAAACAGGGTTTTTGTTAAATTGCCTTGTAAACGTCTCCAATGTGATGAAATCTGGTCTTTTTGCTATGCCAAAGCTAAGAATGTGCCTAAGGATAAGCAGGGTAAATTCGGCTATGGTAATGTTTGGACTTGGACGGCGATCTGTGCGGATACCAAACTTGTGCCTTCTTGGTATATTGGAAACAGGGACGCTATCTCTGCTTTACGTTTTATGAAAGACTTAAAAAAGAGATTAAAGTATCGTGTTCAACTTACCACAGACAGCTTCAAGTCCTATTTAGTTGCTGTTAACCACGCCTTTGGAAAGGATATCGACTATGCTATGCTTGTTAAGAAATACGGGCATGAGACAGAGAATTATCCGGAAGTGCGATATAGTCCGCCTACCGTAGTTGGGATAGAAGAAAGACCTATCAACGGAACGCCCGAATCACGGCATATCTCAACAAGCTTTGCGGAAAGAAATAACTTGACTATGCGCATGAATATGAGAAGATTTACCCGATTAACTAACGCCTTTTCAAAGAAAGTGGATAACTTAGCTTGCGCTGTAGCGCTTCATTTTATGCATTATAACTTTTGCCGGATTCATCAAAGCTTAAGAGTAACTCCTGCAATGGCTTGTGGAATTACTAAGCGTCTTTGGAGTATTGAAGATATCGTAAATTTGCTCGACGAGACCTCGACGAGAAAATGA
- a CDS encoding helix-turn-helix domain-containing protein: MVNSNLMTIEDLADYLKVTRRTIYDWLKHNKIPALKLVGQWRFKKDKIDDWLEGQSQPH; this comes from the coding sequence ATGGTTAATAGCAATTTGATGACTATTGAAGACTTAGCAGATTATTTAAAAGTTACTCGCCGCACTATTTATGATTGGTTAAAACATAATAAGATACCGGCGCTAAAGCTGGTCGGGCAATGGCGCTTTAAAAAAGATAAAATTGATGATTGGCTTGAAGGCCAGTCGCAACCACATTAG